One window of Microbacterium sp. 1S1 genomic DNA carries:
- a CDS encoding glycosyltransferase: protein MTVDTPVFDPASTAIVIVTFNRSHLLSGLLTSITAMDPKPGRVVVIDNASSDDTTDVVESFRDDIGTEIVYRRLDVNTGGSGGFSEGMRTAYDLGAEWIWMMDDDVEVLPDGLARMGAWAPRFKSIQGRRYDYDGSEFYWQYRIAERMGIPIPFAPAGFDSSGYKEMNSGCFEGMFIHRSIVKQIGLPDPRFFIYWDDQMYGWLASRLTTAVIVDEFVLRRTREIRQWDMGIRHMNASSNAYRYYIMRNRAFIKQYYRVHGVYNPVLFGLGTTATFFKELIRLVFVERTVRGTSNLFRGLRDGGRIGRDRTWEPMSPLEA from the coding sequence ATGACCGTCGACACCCCCGTGTTCGATCCCGCGAGCACGGCGATCGTCATCGTCACCTTCAACCGGTCGCACCTGCTGTCCGGGCTGCTGACGAGCATCACCGCCATGGACCCGAAGCCGGGCCGCGTCGTGGTGATCGACAACGCGTCCTCGGATGACACCACCGACGTCGTCGAGTCGTTCCGGGACGACATCGGCACGGAGATCGTCTATCGCCGTCTCGACGTGAACACCGGAGGATCCGGCGGTTTCAGCGAGGGCATGCGGACGGCGTACGACCTCGGCGCCGAGTGGATCTGGATGATGGACGACGACGTCGAGGTGCTTCCGGACGGCCTCGCCCGGATGGGTGCGTGGGCGCCTCGCTTCAAGAGCATCCAGGGTCGCCGCTACGACTACGACGGCAGCGAGTTCTACTGGCAGTACCGTATCGCGGAACGCATGGGCATCCCGATCCCCTTCGCCCCTGCGGGGTTCGACTCCTCGGGCTACAAGGAGATGAACAGCGGCTGCTTCGAGGGCATGTTCATCCACCGCTCGATCGTGAAGCAGATCGGTCTCCCCGACCCCCGCTTCTTCATCTACTGGGACGACCAGATGTACGGCTGGCTGGCCTCTCGCCTGACCACCGCGGTCATCGTCGACGAGTTCGTGCTGCGCCGCACGCGCGAGATCCGGCAGTGGGACATGGGTATCCGGCACATGAACGCCTCGAGCAACGCCTACCGCTACTACATCATGCGCAACCGCGCGTTCATCAAGCAGTACTACCGCGTGCACGGCGTCTACAACCCGGTGCTCTTCGGGCTCGGGACGACCGCCACGTTCTTCAAGGAGCTGATCCGGCTCGTCTTCGTGGAGCGCACCGTCCGCGGCACGAGCAACCTGTTCCGCGGGCTCCGGGACGGCGGCCGCATCGGTCGCGACCGTACCTGGGAGCCGATGAGCCCTCTGGAGGCCTGA
- a CDS encoding glycosyltransferase, translated as MAHVLQNVVFPLDRDPDLLPLYADPETWSVIEDEPVRVSSRAHLGNILGRHRARIVAGRRVSLGTYFNAFPASYWQHWTSVREVQLTVRTTGPATILVYRSNGSGVRQRVATREVTGEATTSFDLDLTQYSDGGWIWFDIVADEKPAVLEGAEWTTEHEPARTGKASLGITTYNKPDYCVETLRALAASPDALEFVDRIFLVDQGTQLVADQDGYAEVAERLGETLQVIRQGNLGGSGGFARAMHETLKRPESDFVQLLDDDVRIEPESLRRSIVFGQYATTPVLVGGHMFDLLDRPKLHGWAEVVDEGPFMWRNLYQEKMPHDFGASNLRQSTLLHMRMDSDYNGWWMCLIPLDAVRKVGLSLPAFIKWDDAEFCLRAGEAGFPTVSMPGVALWHVSWVNKDDSIDWQAYFHARNRIVAGLLHSGAPRGGRLIVHSRRVDLKHLMMMQYYPVALRARALRDVLSGPDHLRRNLATAMPAARSLAAEYPETVIHRDPARVLHSRRGRQVYKQLPKNQYDNPTGLRLRIFTLTTLLSHWLHRPDPANVAQPEVEFGKEDAHWWRVPHFDSALVSAADGSGKNIYTRDRAKYRRMLRDTVRLHAELRRRWPELQRQYREALPELVSPESWQQIFEEKA; from the coding sequence GTGGCCCACGTCCTTCAGAACGTCGTCTTCCCGCTCGATCGCGACCCCGACCTGCTCCCGCTGTACGCCGATCCGGAGACGTGGTCCGTGATCGAGGACGAACCCGTCCGCGTCTCCAGTCGCGCCCATCTCGGAAACATCCTGGGCCGGCACCGCGCCAGGATCGTGGCCGGCCGTCGAGTCTCGCTCGGCACCTACTTCAACGCCTTCCCCGCCTCGTACTGGCAGCACTGGACGAGCGTGCGCGAGGTGCAGCTCACCGTCCGGACGACGGGCCCCGCCACGATCCTCGTCTACCGCTCCAACGGCTCGGGCGTGCGCCAGCGCGTCGCCACCCGAGAGGTCACCGGCGAGGCGACGACGTCGTTCGACCTCGACCTCACCCAGTACAGCGACGGCGGCTGGATCTGGTTCGACATCGTGGCCGACGAGAAGCCCGCGGTCCTCGAGGGCGCCGAATGGACCACCGAGCATGAGCCCGCGCGGACGGGCAAGGCCTCGCTCGGCATCACGACCTACAACAAGCCGGACTACTGCGTCGAGACGCTGCGGGCCCTGGCGGCCTCCCCCGACGCGCTGGAGTTCGTCGACCGCATCTTCCTCGTCGACCAGGGCACCCAGCTCGTCGCGGACCAGGACGGCTATGCGGAGGTCGCCGAGCGTCTCGGAGAGACCCTGCAGGTCATCCGTCAGGGCAACCTCGGCGGGTCGGGCGGCTTCGCCCGCGCGATGCACGAGACCCTGAAGCGCCCGGAGAGCGACTTCGTGCAGCTCCTCGACGACGACGTCCGCATCGAGCCGGAATCCTTGCGCCGCTCCATCGTCTTCGGGCAGTATGCCACGACCCCCGTGCTCGTCGGCGGACACATGTTCGACCTCCTCGATCGCCCGAAGCTTCACGGCTGGGCCGAGGTCGTCGACGAGGGCCCGTTCATGTGGCGCAACCTCTACCAGGAGAAGATGCCGCACGACTTCGGGGCCTCGAACCTCCGTCAATCCACCCTGCTGCACATGCGGATGGACTCGGACTACAACGGCTGGTGGATGTGCCTGATCCCCCTCGACGCCGTCCGGAAGGTCGGACTCTCGCTTCCGGCGTTCATCAAGTGGGACGACGCGGAGTTCTGCCTGCGTGCCGGCGAGGCAGGTTTCCCGACCGTGTCGATGCCTGGCGTCGCCCTCTGGCACGTCTCCTGGGTGAACAAGGACGACTCCATCGACTGGCAGGCCTACTTCCACGCGCGCAACCGCATCGTGGCGGGGCTCTTGCACTCCGGCGCGCCTCGGGGCGGACGCCTCATCGTGCACAGCCGACGGGTGGACCTCAAGCACCTCATGATGATGCAGTACTACCCCGTGGCTCTCCGCGCGCGCGCCCTTCGGGACGTCCTGTCCGGTCCGGATCACCTGCGTCGGAATCTCGCGACGGCGATGCCCGCCGCGCGATCGCTGGCTGCGGAGTATCCGGAGACCGTGATCCATCGCGACCCGGCGCGGGTGCTGCACTCGCGTCGCGGCCGGCAGGTGTACAAGCAGCTTCCGAAGAACCAGTACGACAACCCCACCGGCCTGCGACTGCGGATCTTCACACTGACGACGCTCCTGTCGCACTGGCTTCACCGACCGGACCCGGCCAACGTCGCGCAGCCCGAGGTCGAGTTCGGCAAGGAGGACGCCCATTGGTGGCGTGTGCCGCACTTCGACAGCGCCCTCGTCAGCGCCGCCGACGGGTCGGGGAAGAACATCTACACGCGCGATCGCGCCAAGTACCGTCGGATGCTGCGGGACACCGTACGGCTGCACGCCGAGCTGCGACGGCGGTGGCCCGAGCTCCAGCGTCAGTACCGCGAGGCGCTGCCGGAGCTGGTCTCGCCCGAATCCTGGCAGCAGATCTTCGAGGAGAAGGCATGA
- the galE gene encoding UDP-glucose 4-epimerase GalE, with protein sequence MKVLITGGAGYIGSTVATACIEAGIEVVVLDDLSTGLAAFGEGRQLYVGDIADAGVLDRLLADHPDIDAVVHCAARIVVPDSVADPLGYYDSNVGKTITLLRRLRDAGIGRIVFSSSASIYAGETGDGVDESGRLAPSSPYAATKAMVEQILADAAAAGDFRAIALRYFNPIGADPQLRTGLQNPTPSHALGKIMQARAAGEAFMITGTDWATRDGSGLRDYIHVWDLALAHVAAVTRFDEVATVADPYQVINLGTGDGVTVRELVQAFERVTGAPLPVVETGRRPGDQAGAYAIVDRAREVLGWRAERSVDDGVRDALAWAEKLPTVR encoded by the coding sequence ATGAAGGTACTGATCACCGGTGGAGCCGGCTATATCGGATCGACTGTGGCGACGGCGTGCATCGAGGCCGGGATCGAGGTGGTCGTGCTCGACGACCTCTCCACGGGCCTCGCCGCTTTCGGCGAGGGACGCCAGCTCTACGTCGGCGACATCGCCGACGCCGGCGTCCTCGACCGGCTTCTCGCGGACCACCCGGACATCGACGCGGTGGTGCACTGCGCCGCGCGCATCGTCGTCCCCGACTCCGTCGCCGATCCCCTCGGCTACTACGACAGCAACGTCGGCAAGACGATCACCCTCCTCCGCCGTCTCCGCGACGCCGGCATCGGGCGCATCGTGTTCAGTTCCTCCGCGTCGATCTATGCGGGGGAGACGGGTGACGGGGTCGACGAGAGCGGCCGGCTCGCCCCGTCCAGCCCCTACGCGGCCACCAAGGCGATGGTCGAGCAGATCCTCGCCGATGCCGCCGCGGCCGGCGACTTCCGGGCCATCGCGCTCCGCTACTTCAACCCGATCGGCGCGGACCCGCAGCTGCGCACCGGACTGCAGAACCCCACGCCTTCCCACGCGCTCGGCAAGATCATGCAGGCGCGGGCGGCCGGGGAGGCGTTCATGATCACCGGCACCGACTGGGCGACCCGCGACGGGTCCGGACTGCGGGACTACATCCACGTCTGGGACCTCGCGCTCGCGCACGTCGCGGCGGTCACCCGGTTCGACGAGGTGGCGACCGTGGCCGATCCGTACCAGGTGATCAACCTCGGCACCGGCGACGGGGTGACCGTGCGCGAGCTCGTGCAGGCCTTCGAGCGCGTGACCGGCGCGCCGTTGCCGGTCGTGGAGACGGGTCGCCGCCCGGGGGACCAGGCCGGGGCCTACGCGATCGTGGACCGCGCCCGCGAGGTGCTCGGCTGGCGCGCGGAGCGTTCCGTCGACGACGGCGTCCGCGATGCGCTCGCGTGGGCCGAGAAGCTCCCCACCGTCCGCTGA